The following proteins are encoded in a genomic region of Alphaproteobacteria bacterium:
- a CDS encoding DUF1674 domain-containing protein, which produces MHRGLHTQAMDDPSQPARPQQQPPPPQPPGETGGQPGPEPTRYGDWEHKGRCSDF; this is translated from the coding sequence ATGCATAGGGGACTGCATACTCAGGCCATGGACGATCCGTCTCAGCCAGCACGGCCCCAGCAACAGCCGCCTCCGCCGCAACCGCCCGGAGAAACCGGCGGCCAGCCCGGCCCCGAACCCACCCGTTACGGGGATTGGGAACATAAAGGCCGCTGTTCGGATTTTTAA
- the rpe gene encoding ribulose-phosphate 3-epimerase: MLSPIRIAPSILSADFAKLGEEVRAIDAAGADYIHVDVMDGHFVPNLTIGPDVVKALRPHSRKIFDIHLMIAPVDHFIPAFAAAGADIITVHPESGPHLHRTLQLIRAQGKKAGVALNPATPLAAVDQVLHEIDLVLVMTVNPGFGGQAYIANQIDKVRELRKRIDALGKPIDLEVDGGINAETAAEVIAAGADVLVAGTASFKGGPAHYAANIAALRSA, encoded by the coding sequence ATGCTTAGTCCGATCCGCATCGCCCCGTCGATTCTCTCCGCCGATTTCGCCAAATTGGGCGAAGAAGTGCGCGCTATCGACGCGGCGGGCGCCGATTATATCCATGTCGACGTGATGGACGGGCATTTCGTCCCCAATCTGACCATAGGGCCGGACGTGGTGAAGGCGCTGCGCCCGCACAGCCGGAAAATCTTCGACATTCACCTGATGATCGCGCCGGTCGATCATTTTATCCCGGCCTTCGCCGCCGCCGGGGCGGACATCATCACGGTGCATCCCGAATCCGGGCCGCATCTGCACCGCACCTTGCAGCTTATCCGCGCGCAGGGGAAGAAAGCGGGCGTGGCGCTCAATCCGGCGACGCCGCTGGCCGCCGTCGATCAGGTGCTGCATGAGATTGATCTGGTGCTGGTCATGACCGTCAATCCCGGTTTCGGCGGCCAGGCCTATATCGCGAACCAGATTGATAAAGTCCGGGAACTGCGCAAAAGGATCGACGCGCTCGGCAAGCCCATCGATCTCGAGGTCGATGGCGGCATCAATGCCGAAACCGCCGCCGAAGTGATCGCGGCGGGCGCCGACGTGCTGGTCGCGGGCACGGCCAGCTTCAAGGGAGGCCCGGCGCATTATGCGGCCAATATCGCTGCCTTGCGATCTGCCTGA
- a CDS encoding heparinase II/III family protein, producing MRPISLPCDLPEMIERGKKLWQQVRAGAETIAYGNPLYNYLLQGQVPGAMQFLPATFGIGDAANGEKLLAGQFAFGGESFTDRMPPWQRLSASKQWHEAMHSFAWLDDLRTLGTQPAQKAAADFIADWLDGQDRYQHEAWAPATLGARLASWIGTASFYLPFLEGDDQSRLMASVARQTRHLQRLLPGNITGLPALVAYKGLIYAALNLPAEGAAALGLALTLLARRLGEEVLADGGHLSRSPRLMLDYLRHLLEIRDALAAAGIAAPGEIESAIPPTVTALRSLRHGDGGFALFHGGDASTIAAIDSVLDRSGIRARGGRALPHLGYERLQAGRCLLLCDAGLPPPRGMDRFAHAGLLSFEFSHGRDRIITNCGGGQNIGEWRVALAATAAHSTVTVADTNAAEVLEHGGIGRRPKHAAARSYELDGTYTIEATHDGYRENFGLVHERKLSLAGDGSFLTGSDVLRGPGLYPYAIRFHLHPKVQAVLAQNGQSALLRTASGQGWKLDAENHPVTLEPSIYCGDGARQRSQQIVIHAKSGADVAVAWRLSKVN from the coding sequence ATGCGGCCAATATCGCTGCCTTGCGATCTGCCTGAGATGATCGAGCGCGGCAAAAAATTGTGGCAGCAAGTGCGCGCCGGGGCGGAAACCATTGCCTATGGCAACCCGCTCTATAATTATCTTCTGCAAGGCCAGGTTCCCGGCGCGATGCAGTTCCTGCCCGCCACTTTCGGCATCGGCGACGCCGCGAACGGCGAGAAGCTGCTCGCCGGGCAATTCGCTTTCGGCGGCGAGAGCTTTACCGACCGGATGCCGCCCTGGCAGCGGCTGAGCGCCAGCAAGCAGTGGCACGAAGCGATGCACAGTTTCGCCTGGCTCGACGATCTGCGCACGCTCGGCACGCAGCCCGCCCAGAAAGCCGCCGCGGATTTTATCGCCGACTGGCTGGACGGGCAGGATCGCTATCAGCATGAAGCCTGGGCGCCCGCGACGCTCGGCGCGCGGCTTGCTTCCTGGATCGGAACCGCTTCATTTTATCTTCCATTCCTTGAGGGCGACGATCAGTCCCGCCTGATGGCCAGCGTCGCGAGGCAGACGCGGCATTTGCAGCGGCTGCTGCCCGGCAATATAACCGGGCTTCCTGCGCTCGTCGCTTATAAGGGCCTGATCTACGCCGCGCTTAATCTGCCTGCCGAGGGCGCGGCCGCGCTCGGTCTGGCGCTGACGTTGCTTGCCCGCCGCCTCGGCGAGGAAGTCCTGGCCGACGGCGGCCATTTGTCGCGCTCGCCGCGCCTGATGCTCGATTACCTGCGCCATCTGCTTGAGATCAGGGACGCGCTCGCCGCCGCCGGCATCGCCGCGCCCGGCGAGATCGAGAGCGCGATTCCCCCCACCGTGACGGCGCTGCGCAGCTTGCGTCACGGCGACGGCGGCTTCGCGCTGTTCCACGGCGGCGATGCCAGCACCATCGCCGCTATCGACAGCGTGCTCGACCGTTCGGGCATTCGCGCGCGCGGCGGCAGGGCGCTGCCGCATCTCGGTTATGAGCGGCTGCAGGCGGGGCGCTGCCTGCTGCTGTGCGACGCGGGATTGCCGCCGCCGCGCGGCATGGACCGTTTCGCCCATGCGGGTTTGTTGAGCTTCGAATTCAGCCATGGCCGCGACCGCATCATCACCAATTGCGGCGGCGGGCAGAATATCGGCGAATGGCGCGTCGCCCTGGCCGCGACCGCCGCGCACAGCACGGTCACGGTGGCCGACACCAACGCCGCCGAAGTGCTGGAACATGGCGGCATCGGGCGCAGGCCTAAGCATGCCGCCGCGCGGAGCTATGAGCTGGACGGCACTTACACGATCGAGGCCACGCATGATGGTTATCGCGAGAATTTCGGGCTGGTCCATGAGCGGAAACTGTCGCTGGCGGGCGACGGCAGCTTCCTGACCGGCAGCGACGTGCTGCGCGGCCCCGGCCTTTATCCCTATGCGATCCGGTTTCATCTGCATCCGAAAGTGCAGGCGGTGCTGGCGCAGAACGGGCAGTCGGCGCTTTTGCGGACCGCGTCCGGGCAGGGCTGGAAGCTCGACGCTGAGAATCATCCGGTGACGCTGGAGCCGAGCATTTACTGCGGCGACGGCGCGCGGCAGCGGTCGCAGCAGATCGTCATTCATGCCAAAAGCGGCGCGGATGTGGCGGTGGCGTGGCGTTTGAGCAAGGTGAATTAG
- the tilS gene encoding tRNA lysidine(34) synthetase TilS — MPVSNPQTFSSEEFAAAMGALEWRGDAMALAVSGGPDSMALALLLRDWARTQNIRLIAFTVDHGLREESAAEAARVHEWLAALGIDHEILRWEHPPLAKAVQEQARDARHRLLREACIRHDVAALALGHHRDDQAETVLMRFAKGSGIDGLAGMRPVYSMDGLTLLRPLLGMPKARLIATCVARGQAYVSDPSNAHAHYARGRLRGAADALAAEGMDAERLADLAGRAALASDALAEYTARLLARAARFDAAGYAELNIEETLKEPEEIRTRALGEILQIIGGAAYPPRHHAMMDVSRALQAGDMPRRTLHGCEIALADGSCRIIREFSAIRDRNPVKPGETVLWDHRFRVGLAAGAPDGLIVAPLGLLDHEKLDSIAPGLRKKIPMGRVRAAHPALWRGAELWAVPGWHEYTVIETALAGGFACRNGFV, encoded by the coding sequence ATGCCGGTCTCGAATCCCCAAACTTTCTCTTCAGAAGAATTCGCCGCCGCGATGGGCGCGCTCGAATGGCGCGGCGACGCCATGGCGCTCGCGGTGTCGGGCGGGCCGGACAGCATGGCGCTGGCGCTGCTGCTGCGCGACTGGGCGCGAACGCAAAATATTCGCCTGATCGCGTTCACCGTCGATCATGGGCTGCGCGAAGAATCCGCCGCCGAGGCCGCGCGCGTTCATGAATGGCTCGCGGCGCTGGGCATCGATCATGAAATTTTGCGCTGGGAGCATCCGCCGCTTGCGAAAGCCGTCCAGGAACAGGCGCGCGACGCTCGCCATCGCCTGCTCCGCGAGGCGTGCATCCGCCATGATGTCGCGGCGCTCGCGCTTGGGCATCATCGCGACGATCAGGCCGAGACGGTGCTGATGCGCTTCGCCAAAGGCTCGGGCATCGACGGCCTTGCGGGGATGAGGCCGGTATATTCCATGGATGGCCTGACGCTGCTGCGCCCATTGCTCGGCATGCCTAAGGCTCGGTTGATCGCGACCTGCGTGGCGCGGGGCCAGGCTTATGTAAGTGATCCGTCCAACGCCCATGCGCATTACGCGCGCGGTCGTTTGCGCGGCGCGGCCGACGCTTTGGCCGCCGAAGGCATGGATGCGGAGCGCCTCGCCGATCTGGCGGGACGGGCGGCGCTGGCGAGCGACGCGCTCGCGGAATATACCGCGCGGCTGCTGGCGCGCGCAGCGCGCTTCGACGCGGCGGGCTATGCGGAACTGAATATCGAAGAGACGCTGAAGGAGCCGGAAGAAATTCGGACGCGCGCTTTGGGCGAAATTTTGCAGATTATCGGCGGCGCGGCCTATCCGCCGCGCCATCATGCCATGATGGATGTATCGCGCGCATTGCAGGCAGGCGATATGCCGCGCCGCACTTTGCATGGGTGCGAGATCGCGCTGGCGGACGGGTCGTGCCGCATCATCCGCGAATTTTCTGCTATTCGCGATCGCAACCCGGTCAAACCGGGAGAAACCGTGCTGTGGGATCATCGTTTTCGTGTCGGCCTGGCGGCAGGCGCGCCGGACGGGCTGATCGTCGCGCCGCTCGGCCTTCTCGATCACGAAAAGCTGGACTCCATCGCGCCGGGTCTTCGCAAAAAAATCCCGATGGGCCGCGTCCGGGCCGCCCATCCCGCGCTGTGGCGCGGCGCGGAATTATGGGCGGTGCCGGGCTGGCATGAATATACGGTTATCGAGACGGCTTTGGCCGGCGGATTTGCCTGCCGAAACGGCTTCGTGTAA
- the ftsH gene encoding ATP-dependent zinc metalloprotease FtsH, with the protein MNQFGKNLALWIVIGLFLVFLTRVFQEPVPMQGPNTKPFSDFMALVQDGAVTDATIRGNVVSFHLKDVSMLLATYLPENSNVVDKLLAKNIKVNVLPDESNAPTLWGLLLSWFPMFLLIGVWIFFMRQMQAGSGKALGFGKSRARLLTEKTGRVTFEDVAGIDEAKQELQEVVEFLKDPQKFQRLGGKIPKGVLLVGPPGTGKTLVARAVAGEANVPFFTISGSDFVEMFVGVGASRVRDMFEQAKKHAPCIVFIDEIDAVGRHRGAGLGGGNDEREQTLNQLLVEMDGFEANEGVILIAATNRPDVLDPALLRPGRFDRQVVVPNPDILGREKILKVHMRKVPLAPDVNAKVIARGTPGFSGADLANLVNEAALMAARANRNNVGMAEFESAKDKVMMGAERKSMVMTEKEKELTAYHEAGHALVGLNVPQHDPLHKVTIIPRGRALGVTMSLPERDKYGYTRQEMESRIAMMFGGRLAEEMIFGPENVTTGASSDIQQATSMARRMVTEFGMSDKLGRVRYSANEQEVFLGHSVTQQKNISEATSEIIDTEIRRLIEEGEVKARAILTEHMADLHKIAKALLEYETLSGDEVRALLRGEPIRRDDSGEPPVVKAPPPAAKKASVPISHAGDVHVPPGTLPQGT; encoded by the coding sequence TTGAACCAATTCGGCAAAAATCTCGCTCTGTGGATCGTCATCGGGCTGTTCCTGGTGTTTCTGACCCGCGTGTTTCAAGAACCGGTGCCCATGCAGGGGCCGAATACCAAGCCGTTCTCGGATTTCATGGCCCTGGTGCAAGATGGCGCGGTCACCGATGCCACGATTCGCGGCAACGTCGTTTCTTTCCATCTGAAAGACGTCTCGATGCTGCTGGCGACCTATTTGCCGGAAAACAGCAATGTCGTCGACAAGCTGCTGGCCAAGAACATCAAGGTCAATGTGCTGCCCGACGAGAGCAACGCGCCGACTTTGTGGGGCCTGCTACTGTCATGGTTCCCGATGTTCCTTTTGATCGGGGTATGGATTTTCTTCATGCGCCAGATGCAGGCGGGCAGCGGCAAGGCGCTGGGCTTCGGCAAGAGCCGCGCCCGGCTGCTGACCGAAAAAACCGGCCGCGTGACCTTTGAAGACGTGGCGGGCATCGACGAGGCCAAGCAGGAATTGCAGGAAGTCGTCGAGTTCCTGAAAGACCCGCAGAAATTCCAGCGCCTCGGCGGCAAGATTCCCAAGGGCGTGCTGCTGGTCGGCCCGCCGGGCACCGGCAAGACCTTGGTGGCGCGCGCGGTGGCGGGCGAAGCCAATGTGCCGTTCTTCACCATTTCCGGCTCCGATTTCGTGGAAATGTTCGTCGGCGTCGGTGCGAGCCGCGTGCGCGACATGTTCGAGCAAGCCAAGAAACATGCGCCCTGCATCGTCTTCATCGACGAAATCGACGCCGTGGGACGGCATCGCGGCGCGGGCCTCGGCGGCGGCAATGACGAGCGCGAACAGACGCTCAATCAGCTGCTGGTCGAGATGGACGGATTCGAGGCGAATGAGGGCGTGATCCTGATCGCGGCCACCAACCGCCCCGACGTGCTCGATCCGGCGCTGCTGCGTCCCGGCCGATTCGACCGGCAAGTGGTGGTGCCCAATCCCGACATTCTCGGGCGCGAGAAAATTCTCAAAGTGCATATGCGCAAGGTTCCGCTTGCTCCGGACGTCAATGCCAAGGTCATCGCCCGCGGCACGCCCGGCTTTTCAGGCGCCGACCTCGCCAATCTGGTGAACGAGGCGGCGCTGATGGCCGCCCGCGCCAACAGGAATAATGTCGGCATGGCGGAGTTCGAATCCGCCAAGGACAAGGTCATGATGGGCGCCGAGCGCAAATCCATGGTCATGACCGAGAAGGAAAAGGAGCTGACCGCCTATCACGAAGCCGGTCATGCGCTGGTGGGGCTGAACGTGCCGCAGCACGATCCGCTGCATAAGGTCACGATCATTCCGCGCGGCCGGGCGCTGGGCGTCACCATGTCGCTGCCGGAGCGCGACAAATACGGCTATACGCGGCAGGAAATGGAATCGAGGATCGCGATGATGTTCGGCGGGCGTCTTGCCGAAGAAATGATCTTCGGGCCCGAGAACGTCACCACCGGCGCCAGCAGCGACATTCAGCAGGCGACCAGCATGGCGCGGCGCATGGTGACCGAATTCGGCATGTCGGATAAGCTGGGCCGCGTGCGCTATAGCGCCAACGAGCAGGAAGTCTTCCTCGGCCATTCGGTGACGCAGCAAAAGAACATCTCCGAGGCGACGTCCGAAATCATCGACACCGAAATCCGCCGTCTGATCGAAGAGGGCGAAGTCAAGGCGCGGGCGATCCTGACCGAGCACATGGCCGATTTGCACAAGATCGCCAAGGCGCTGCTCGAATATGAGACGCTGAGCGGCGACGAAGTCAGGGCGCTGCTGCGCGGCGAGCCGATCAGGCGCGACGACTCCGGCGAGCCGCCGGTCGTGAAGGCGCCGCCGCCCGCGGCGAAAAAGGCATCCGTCCCGATAAGCCATGCGGGGGACGTGCATGTCCCTCCCGGCACCTTGCCGCAAGGGACGTAG
- a CDS encoding flagellar motor protein MotB, with translation MADAPIIIIRRKKKGGEAAHHGGAWKVAYADFVTAMMAFFLLLWLLNVTTDEQRHGIADYFTPASIARSESGAGGMMGGQTITAPGAMISQNTPPTFDERTIPSVGQGEQGDEDTVGGSDHGGGKDDKIGGGAGKKKTPGAEEAARAKQEAIDNARFQEAEQELKSAIKGNALLSEFADQIMIDHTPEGLRIQIVDKDNYSMFPSGSTILYEKSRQLLGLIGRVLARLPNEVSIAGHTDGTPFPTGSRRDNWTLSAERANVSRQELMDAGVAGSRIARVIGMADRDAMDKSDPKSPKNRRISITLLRKNLSADAAPPMLAPSAAPPSPSLGAPPTAPGATMMPSVMRDRQE, from the coding sequence ATGGCCGACGCTCCCATCATCATCATCCGCCGCAAGAAGAAAGGCGGCGAAGCGGCCCATCATGGCGGCGCGTGGAAAGTCGCCTATGCCGACTTCGTGACGGCGATGATGGCGTTCTTTCTGCTGCTCTGGCTGCTCAATGTCACGACGGACGAGCAGCGGCACGGCATCGCCGATTATTTCACCCCCGCCAGCATCGCGCGCTCGGAATCCGGCGCGGGCGGCATGATGGGCGGCCAGACGATCACCGCGCCGGGCGCGATGATTTCGCAGAACACGCCCCCGACTTTCGACGAGCGCACCATCCCCAGCGTGGGCCAGGGCGAGCAGGGCGACGAGGATACCGTCGGCGGCAGCGATCACGGCGGCGGCAAGGACGACAAAATCGGCGGCGGGGCGGGCAAGAAGAAAACCCCCGGCGCCGAGGAAGCCGCCCGCGCCAAGCAGGAAGCCATCGACAATGCGCGGTTCCAGGAAGCCGAGCAGGAGCTCAAATCGGCGATCAAGGGCAATGCCCTGCTCAGCGAATTCGCCGACCAGATCATGATCGACCATACGCCGGAAGGTCTGAGGATTCAGATCGTGGATAAGGACAATTACTCGATGTTCCCGTCGGGCAGCACCATCCTCTATGAAAAAAGCCGCCAGCTGCTCGGCTTGATCGGCAGGGTGCTCGCACGGCTTCCCAATGAGGTCAGCATCGCGGGGCACACCGACGGCACGCCTTTCCCCACCGGATCGCGGCGCGACAACTGGACGCTTTCCGCGGAGCGCGCCAATGTCAGCCGCCAGGAATTGATGGATGCCGGCGTCGCGGGCAGCCGTATCGCGCGGGTCATCGGCATGGCCGACCGCGACGCCATGGACAAAAGCGATCCGAAATCTCCGAAGAACCGGCGCATTTCCATTACCTTGCTCAGGAAAAATCTGAGCGCGGACGCCGCGCCGCCGATGCTCGCGCCGTCAGCCGCCCCCCCCAGCCCGTCTTTGGGAGCGCCGCCTACGGCGCCGGGCGCGACCATGATGCCGAGCGTGATGCGGGACCGGCAGGAATAG
- the motA gene encoding flagellar motor stator protein MotA, which translates to MLFIIGVVGVVLSTFGGYVLMGGHLEVIARAAPLEFVIIGGTGFCATIIGNRSIALKRLLKSFKKLVAKPKYGKQNYIELLSMMYQTFKLARTKGMLALEAHVEKPEESSLFAQFPGFLKDHHATIFFCDYLRLVTLGADKPYELEALMDEELEVHHSEDHEISHAVQNLADALPAIGIVAAVLGVIKTMGAITEPPEVLGRLIGGALVGTFLGVWIAYGFVGPIASSLKARFEEESKYLQCLKIGLLGHLHGYAPSISIEYARKTLLSDTRPSFTEVEEATAQLAAPG; encoded by the coding sequence ATGTTATTCATCATCGGCGTTGTCGGCGTCGTTCTCAGCACTTTCGGCGGCTATGTCCTGATGGGGGGGCATCTGGAAGTGATCGCCCGCGCCGCGCCGCTGGAATTCGTCATCATCGGCGGCACCGGCTTTTGCGCCACGATCATCGGCAATCGCTCGATCGCGCTCAAGCGCTTGCTGAAATCCTTCAAAAAACTGGTCGCCAAGCCGAAATACGGCAAGCAAAACTATATCGAGCTTCTGAGCATGATGTATCAGACCTTCAAGCTCGCCCGCACCAAGGGGATGCTGGCGCTCGAAGCGCATGTCGAAAAGCCGGAGGAAAGCTCGCTGTTCGCCCAATTCCCCGGCTTTTTGAAGGACCACCATGCGACGATTTTCTTTTGCGACTATCTGCGGCTGGTGACGCTCGGGGCCGACAAGCCCTATGAGCTCGAGGCGCTGATGGACGAGGAGCTCGAGGTTCATCATTCCGAAGATCATGAAATTTCCCATGCGGTGCAAAACCTGGCCGACGCCCTGCCCGCGATCGGCATCGTCGCCGCGGTGCTGGGCGTCATCAAGACGATGGGCGCGATCACCGAGCCGCCGGAAGTCCTCGGACGGCTGATCGGCGGCGCGCTGGTCGGAACCTTCCTCGGCGTCTGGATCGCCTATGGGTTCGTCGGGCCGATCGCCAGTTCGCTGAAAGCCCGGTTCGAGGAGGAATCCAAATACCTGCAATGCCTGAAAATCGGCCTGCTCGGCCATCTGCACGGCTATGCGCCGTCCATCTCCATCGAATACGCGCGCAAGACCCTGCTGTCGGACACCCGCCCCAGCTTCACCGAAGTTGAAGAAGCGACGGCGCAGCTGGCCGCGCCGGGATAG
- a CDS encoding flavin reductase family protein, with protein MLGHFTTGITVATCRRKDGSPAGVTINSFTSVSLNPALILFCLGHATRVYGDFIAAEQFAISILAEPQEPLARHFSGPNADDWSRIGVPAQSGDGPPVLADSLGWLSCRRHAIHPGGDHAIIVGRVTALGQPHEADPLLYFRSQYRRL; from the coding sequence ATGCTGGGACATTTCACGACCGGCATCACGGTCGCGACCTGCCGCCGCAAGGACGGTAGCCCGGCGGGCGTCACGATCAATTCTTTTACGTCGGTATCGCTTAACCCGGCCTTAATCCTGTTTTGCCTTGGCCATGCGACGCGGGTTTACGGAGATTTCATCGCCGCCGAGCAGTTCGCCATCAGCATCCTGGCCGAGCCGCAGGAGCCGCTGGCCCGGCATTTCTCCGGCCCGAACGCGGATGATTGGAGCCGCATCGGCGTTCCTGCACAATCGGGAGACGGCCCTCCCGTTCTCGCCGATTCCCTGGGCTGGCTTTCCTGCCGCCGCCATGCGATCCATCCCGGCGGCGATCATGCCATCATCGTCGGCAGGGTGACGGCTCTTGGCCAGCCTCACGAAGCCGATCCGCTGCTCTATTTCCGCAGTCAGTACCGGCGGCTTTAG
- a CDS encoding penicillin acylase family protein has product MIEPQQKKPRQKKTVRAWLALIAKGLTLTILTVIGVTLAGAYIYWSRSLPDLSGEAQLAGLTAKTEIFRDDHGIPHIFAASREDAMRALGYVHASDRFFSMEMNRRAGQGRLSEAIGKSMLPTDRFLRTLDLYRLAESSFANLPPPTQNLFHAYAEGVNAWLETHRDRLPLEFQMLGIKPEPWRPADSVVWGKLMALRLSANMRAELRRASLASASSAETVERLYPAYPANAPITVNPKFMPLAPPPGTDAVPEPDDAAPGAPLQTPMPKSEKDGALDPALGKAYDLLAESWPVQGRGASNEWVVSGARSATGKPLLANDPHLELEAPILWYLASITAPDMVLTGATVPGLPGVLLGQNGHIAWGFTTTNSDVQDMFVETVDPDDAESYLTPDGGKKFSVRAETIKVKGEPDAVMTVRATRHGPVISDADESAAAILKDKNQVIAFAFTALEENDTTPEALQRMNMARNWDDFQNALKLFQAPPQNIVYADRDGHIGFTAAGKVPVRKEGNGRYPVPGAEGKYDWRGMVPFASAPQLYDPAGGTIFNGNNAVVGRNSYWFGREWETPYRAARIEQMLHAKDKFTAEDFASMQRDVTSLAAAALMRFFLKLQPETPLEREALERLRGWDFTMDADKPEPLIFEWWAMRLHDVMVRPAFGDKGGKMGPYNAQVLAGILGNSDGWCERLPSEKSRDCMAQVKDAFQRTLKELTERHGGSIDRWRWGDEHAAPLENKVLRHLPGFDRIFGFDLRSGGGQYTVNRGGNDGDEGEAHPFAKTHGAGFRAIYDLADPGNSRFMIATGQSGHPLSSFYGDLAPLWNSGQYVTIGGTREQLAASNRGRLILLP; this is encoded by the coding sequence ATGATCGAACCCCAGCAAAAGAAGCCTCGGCAAAAGAAAACCGTGCGCGCATGGCTTGCGCTTATCGCCAAGGGACTGACTTTGACGATTCTGACCGTGATCGGCGTCACGCTGGCGGGAGCCTATATCTATTGGTCGCGGTCGCTGCCCGATCTGAGCGGCGAAGCGCAGCTGGCCGGTCTTACCGCCAAGACCGAGATATTCCGCGACGACCACGGCATTCCGCATATCTTTGCCGCAAGCCGCGAAGACGCGATGCGGGCGCTGGGTTATGTCCATGCCTCCGACCGTTTTTTTTCCATGGAAATGAACCGGCGCGCCGGACAAGGGCGGCTTTCCGAGGCAATCGGCAAATCCATGCTGCCGACCGACCGTTTTCTGCGCACTTTGGATCTTTATCGTCTGGCGGAAAGCAGCTTCGCGAATCTGCCGCCGCCAACGCAGAATTTATTCCACGCCTATGCCGAGGGCGTGAATGCCTGGCTTGAAACGCACCGCGATCGCCTGCCGCTCGAATTCCAGATGCTCGGCATCAAGCCGGAGCCTTGGCGGCCCGCAGACAGCGTCGTCTGGGGCAAGCTGATGGCGCTGCGCCTGAGCGCCAATATGCGAGCGGAATTGCGCCGCGCTTCGCTGGCCTCGGCGAGTTCCGCCGAAACGGTCGAGCGCCTCTATCCGGCCTATCCGGCGAACGCGCCCATTACCGTCAATCCGAAATTCATGCCGCTCGCGCCGCCGCCGGGAACGGACGCCGTTCCCGAACCGGATGATGCCGCGCCCGGCGCGCCGCTTCAAACCCCGATGCCCAAATCCGAAAAAGACGGCGCGCTCGATCCCGCGTTAGGCAAAGCATACGATCTTCTTGCCGAATCCTGGCCGGTGCAGGGGCGCGGCGCATCCAACGAGTGGGTCGTTTCGGGCGCGCGCAGCGCCACCGGAAAGCCCCTGCTCGCCAACGATCCGCACCTGGAACTCGAAGCCCCGATTCTCTGGTATCTCGCCAGCATCACGGCGCCCGACATGGTTTTGACCGGCGCGACGGTGCCGGGGCTGCCGGGCGTGCTGCTGGGCCAGAACGGTCATATTGCCTGGGGCTTTACCACGACCAACAGCGACGTGCAGGATATGTTCGTCGAAACCGTCGATCCCGATGACGCCGAATCCTATCTGACGCCGGACGGCGGCAAAAAGTTTTCCGTCCGCGCCGAGACGATCAAGGTCAAGGGCGAGCCCGATGCCGTCATGACCGTGCGGGCGACGCGCCATGGGCCGGTGATTTCCGACGCCGATGAAAGCGCGGCGGCGATCCTGAAGGACAAAAATCAGGTCATCGCCTTTGCCTTCACCGCGCTGGAGGAGAACGATACGACTCCGGAAGCGCTGCAGCGGATGAACATGGCGCGGAATTGGGACGACTTCCAGAACGCCCTCAAGCTCTTTCAAGCGCCGCCGCAGAATATCGTTTATGCCGACCGCGACGGGCATATCGGATTCACGGCGGCGGGAAAAGTGCCGGTGCGCAAGGAAGGCAATGGGCGCTATCCCGTGCCGGGCGCGGAAGGCAAATACGATTGGCGCGGCATGGTGCCTTTCGCCTCCGCCCCGCAGCTTTACGATCCCGCTGGCGGCACGATCTTCAACGGCAACAATGCCGTCGTGGGACGGAATTCATACTGGTTCGGCCGGGAATGGGAAACGCCCTACCGGGCGGCGCGCATCGAGCAGATGCTGCACGCCAAGGATAAATTCACGGCGGAGGATTTCGCGTCCATGCAGCGCGATGTGACATCCCTGGCCGCCGCGGCACTGATGCGCTTTTTTCTGAAACTGCAGCCCGAGACGCCATTGGAGCGGGAAGCTCTCGAACGTCTGCGCGGATGGGATTTCACCATGGACGCGGACAAGCCGGAGCCGCTGATCTTCGAGTGGTGGGCCATGAGACTGCATGACGTCATGGTTCGTCCCGCCTTCGGCGACAAAGGCGGCAAGATGGGCCCTTATAACGCGCAGGTTCTGGCCGGGATTCTCGGCAATTCCGACGGATGGTGCGAGCGCCTGCCCTCGGAAAAGAGCCGCGACTGCATGGCGCAGGTGAAGGATGCCTTTCAGCGGACCCTGAAAGAACTGACGGAGCGCCATGGCGGCTCCATCGACCGCTGGCGCTGGGGCGACGAGCATGCCGCGCCGCTCGAAAACAAGGTCTTGCGTCATTTGCCGGGCTTCGACCGCATTTTCGGCTTCGATCTTCGCAGCGGGGGCGGACAATATACCGTCAATCGCGGCGGCAATGACGGCGACGAGGGCGAAGCCCATCCGTTCGCCAAAACCCACGGCGCGGGATTTCGCGCGATCTATGATCTTGCCGATCCCGGCAATTCGCGTTTCATGATCGCCACGGGTCAATCCGGCCATCCGTTGTCGTCTTTCTACGGCGACCTCGCGCCGTTATGGAACAGCGGGCAGTATGTGACAATCGGGGGCACGCGCGAGCAGTTGGCGGCGAGCAATCGCGGACGCCTGATATTGCTTCCCTAA